A genomic stretch from Streptomyces sp. QL37 includes:
- a CDS encoding ABC transporter permease, which translates to MTTPTTTEKQPSGPALPGEPAPAPPARRRSPERAARLRRAGLRLLALVVLLALWQLVTALRLWSPVLVPPPSAVWDALVETSGTHDGVRGYQGHTLVEHLGISLRRIAIGAGAGVLAGLVAGVLMGTLPWVRVVFEPAVAFLRTLPPLAYFSLLIIWFGIDEAPKLWLLAIAAMPPVAVATASAVASAPASLVEAARAIGARRSQVVASVVLPSALPEILVGVRLAFGIAYSSVVAAETVNGLPGIGGMIRDAQRYNQSDVVVLGLFAIGVSGLLIDALLRGAENRLAPWRRLS; encoded by the coding sequence ATGACCACGCCCACCACCACGGAGAAGCAGCCGTCCGGCCCGGCGCTCCCCGGTGAACCCGCTCCCGCTCCCCCTGCGCGCCGCCGCTCACCGGAGCGGGCCGCGCGGCTGCGCAGGGCGGGACTGCGGCTGCTCGCGCTGGTCGTGCTGCTCGCCCTCTGGCAGCTCGTCACGGCTCTGCGGTTGTGGTCCCCGGTGCTGGTACCGCCGCCGTCGGCCGTCTGGGACGCGCTCGTCGAGACGTCGGGCACCCATGACGGGGTGCGGGGCTATCAGGGCCACACCTTGGTCGAGCATCTGGGCATCAGCCTGCGCCGGATCGCGATCGGTGCGGGCGCGGGGGTCCTGGCAGGGCTGGTGGCCGGTGTCCTGATGGGCACGCTGCCGTGGGTGAGGGTGGTGTTCGAACCGGCGGTGGCCTTTCTCCGGACCCTGCCGCCGCTCGCCTACTTCAGCCTGCTGATCATCTGGTTCGGCATCGACGAGGCGCCCAAGCTGTGGCTGCTGGCGATCGCCGCCATGCCGCCCGTGGCCGTGGCCACCGCGTCGGCCGTCGCCTCCGCGCCCGCCTCGCTGGTGGAGGCCGCACGGGCCATCGGGGCACGCCGCTCCCAGGTGGTGGCCTCCGTCGTCCTGCCGTCCGCGCTGCCGGAGATCCTCGTGGGCGTACGGCTGGCGTTCGGGATCGCGTACTCCTCGGTGGTCGCCGCGGAGACCGTCAACGGGCTGCCCGGCATCGGCGGCATGATCCGCGACGCCCAGCGCTACAACCAGTCCGACGTGGTCGTCCTCGGACTCTTCGCGATCGGTGTCTCCGGCCTGCTGATCGACGCCCTGCTGCGGGGTGCCGAGAACCGGCTCGCGCCCTGGCGGCGGCTGTCGTGA